CTAAAATGAGTATATTTGTATATATTTTTAGAACCAGCACCACTTGATCCTAAATATGTACAGGGATTTAGGGATTTTGGCATAACTGTTTTAAATGGATACGGTATCACTGAATGTTCACCTGTTATTTCAGTTTGTAGAAATAACTATTTAAGAGATGGTAGTATAGGACAGGTATTGCCTTGTTGTGAAGTGAAGATAGACAAACTTCCTGGTAGTGACGATGGTGAAATATTAGTAAAGGGTAAAACTGTAATGCTAGGATACTATAAAAATGAGAAAGTAACTAGAGAAGTTATGGATGATGGTTGGTTTAGGACTGGTGATATAGGAAAGATTGACAATGATGGATTTTTGTATATTACAGGAAGGAAGAAGAACTTAATAGTACTTAGGAATGGTAAAAATATTTATCCTGAAGAACTTGAAATGCTTATTTCAAATATTCCCTATGTTGAAGAAGTTGTAGTTTATTGTGAAGGGGATAGTATAGATATAGACACCAATATTATTGCAGAGGTCTACCTTGACAATGAGTATATTGTATCTAATGAAATTGAAGATGTAAAAAAAGAGTTAGAGAAGGATATAGATCGTATAAATAGTACCCTTGCCCATTATAAACACATTAAAAAGATAAGAATTCGAGATAATGAATTTGAAAAAACTACAACGAAAAAAATAAAGAGGTTTGCTATTAAGACGGCAACTGGTGATTAATAAAGTAAAAGTTATAAAGATTTATTTTGTATAGAACTAATATCTGATTCTATTTGAAAAGATGATATAATACGGTTAATAAAGGTAATCCAATGAACGGGGGGACGGTTTTTTATTATGAAAAATTCTAATTATCCACTTTATAAAGTTGATCATATAAGTAATTTAAAAGAACTCATAGAAAATGCTTCATTAAAATATTCTAATAAAACAGCTTTTGAATATAGAATAAAAGGCAACAACACAAAGAAAGTAACCTATAATCAATTAAAAGAGCATATTAACTCTTTAGGAACTGCTTTTTATAGTATGGGTTTAAAAGATAGTCATATAGCTGTCATTGGTGAGAACAGTTATGAATGGATAGTAACATATTTTGCTACTGTTAATGGTTCAAATGTAATAGTTCCTATTGATAAGGATCTTTCAGCACAAGAAATAAAAAATAACCTTATAGATAGTAATTGTAGAGCAATTGTATATTCCCATAAATATTCAAAGATGATTAAAGAAATTGAGGACCAATTGCCAGAGATAAAGTACTTTATTGATATGAATGGTGAAGAGGATAATAATAAATTTTTATCATATGAATCCTTGATAGAAAAGGGTAATCAATTAATTTCACAAGGTGATGATTCTTTTATAAAAAACGAAATAGATGCTAATAAATTAGCGGCTATTATTTACACTTCAGGAACAACAGGAGTAAGTAAAGGAGTAATGTTATCCCATGAAAATCTTGCTGCTAATACGGTTGGTACATTAAGACATGCTAAGGTACATGAGGTTTCAGTTCTTATCTTACCTATCCATCATACCTTTGGATTTACAGCAGGAGTTTTATGTATGATACATGGGGGAAACAAAGTATGTATTAACAAGAGTTTGAAAAGTGTTTCAAAGGACATTAAGAATTTTAAACCTACAGACTTAATATTGGTTCCACTATTTTTGGAAAAAATGTATAAAAAAATATGGGATACGGCTAATAAAAATGGCAAAGCTAACTTACTGAGAAAAACTATTAAAACCAGCAACTTCTTGCTTAAGCTAGGCATTGATATTAGAAGAAAGCTCTTTAAGAATGTACTTGATGGATTTGGAGGAGATTTAGAACTTATAGTATGTGGTGGAGCGCCTCTTGATTCTAAGTATGTACAGGGATTTAGAGATTTTGGTATAACTGTTTTAAATGGATATGGTATTACTGAATGTTCACCTATTGTTTCTGGTTTTAGAAATAACTATTTTAGAGATGGTACCATAGGACAGGTACTTCCTTGTTGTGAAGTAAAGATAGATAAATTCCCTGATAGTGATGAAGGTGAAATATTAGTAAAGGGTAAAACTGTAATGCTGGGATACTATAAGAATGAAGAAGCAACTATAGATGCTATGAATGATGGTTGGTTTAGGACTGGTGACTTAGGAAAAATTGATAAGGATGGATTCTTGTATATTACAGGAAGAAAAAAGAACTTAATAGTGCTTAGGAATGGTAAAAATATTTACCCTGAAGAACTTGAAATGTTTATTTCAAATATTCCTTATGTTGAAGAAGTTGTAGTTTATTGTGAAGGGGATATAGATATAGACACAAATATCATTGCAGAGGTCTATCTTGACAATGAGTATATTATAGCTAATGAAATTAAAGATGCAAGAAAAGAGTTAGAGAAGGATATAGATGATATAAATAAGACTATTCCCCATTATAAAAACATTAAGGAAATCAGAATTCGTGAAACAGAATTTGAAAAAACTACAACAAAAAAAATAAAGAGATTTGCTATTAAAGCAATGAGTGGTGCTTAATATACTAGAGTTAATTAAGCATGAAAATTTTAAAGGCATGAAATTCATATGAACATAGAGGACAAGATCATGGTAGATACTACCATGGCTTGTCCTTTTATAATGACTTTGATGAGGTTTAAAGTATAATCACAGGGGTATCATATTAGCGAAAAGGAAAAAAAGAACCTAATCATAGTTAATTGTTTAAAAGATATAAAGAAATAAATATAAAACCACAAGGGGGTTTTTTACATGAAAAATAATATTTCTATAATGATAGGTGGGATTCAAGGAGAAGGTATAGTGAGAGTGGGAAAAACACTCATGAAAATATTGTCACGCAGTGGATACTATACCTATGGAAGTAGAACCTTTGCATCAAGAATAAAGGGTGGACACACAAATTACATGATAGATATAAGCATAGACAAAGTATTAAATAATAGTGAAAAATTTCAAATATTAGTTGCCTTTGATAGGGAGACAATAGAAATCAATGGAAGTAAAATAAGGGACAAAGGGTTATTGATCTATGATCATACTATGGACATGGAAGGACTTAATATACCTGAAGGTGTGAAAATGTTGCCATTGCCAATTACAGAAATGGCAAAGACTTATGGAACTTATAATATGAGAAATATGGCTGTAGTAGGATTCTTGTCTAATATATTAGGGTTAAACATAGATACGGGAAAGGCCATTATAGAAGAAGACTTTATGAAAAAAGGTGAGGATGTAGTTCATAAAAATATAAATATATTAGAAAATGCATATAAACATCCTATTGATGATAAAATCTTATCTTTATACAAATTAAATAAAAGCAAGTCACAAATAAAGAGGGCTACTATGATAGGAAATGAAGCTATAGGCCTTGGGGCTCTTATGGCTGGGTGTAGGTTTATACCTTCATATCCTATAACTCCAGCATCAGAAGTAATGGAGTATCTAGGGGCCAAGCTACCAAAGTATGGGGGAATAATGGTTCAAACAGAGGATGAAATAAGTGCTCTTATGATGGCACTTGGAGGAGCTTATAGTGGAGCTAGAGCTATGACATCCACATCAGGGCCAGGTATATCACTTATGATGGAAGGCTTAAGTTTTGCAGGTATTACAGAAATCCCTGTAGTAATAGTAGATGTACAGAGAGTGGGACCAAGTACAGGATTGCCTACAAAACATGAACAAAGTGATATATATGCCCTATACTACGGTCCCCATGGAGAAATACCATCTATTATATTAACACCATCTACTGTGGAAGAATGTTTTTATGATACTATGAGGGCATTTAATCTAGCTGAAAAATATCAGTGTCCTGTCATAGTTTTAGTAGATTTGAATTTGGGATTATCTATGGAAACTATTGATGAGTTAGATATAAACAAAATACCTATTAATAGGGGAAAGCTTTTAAAGGAAAGTGAGTTAAAGGAATTAACTCAACCCTTTAAGAGATATGAATTTACCAGTGATAATATATCACCAAGGTCAATACCAGGTATGATAAATGGCATACATCATGTGACGGGCCTTGAGCACTGTGAATATGGAAAACCTAATGATAAACCTATTAATAGAGAGAAAATGATGAATAAGAGATTTGATAAATTAGAAGAACTATATGGTGAGGATGCTATAGATATATATGGCAACGAAGATAGTAATACATTAATATTGAGTTTAGGATCAAATCATGGAATTATTAAATCTATGGTTGAGAAGGAAAATATGTCTGTGGCATATGGAATAATTAGAAGGATTAAGCCCTTACCACTAGATCAAATTAAGAATATGTATTCAAAATATAATACTATATTAGTGGTAGAAAATAATATAAGAGGACAAATATATTCTATTATAAAATCAAAATTAAAAGAAAGTAGTAAGCTTCATAGTTTAGTAAAATATAATGGGCAAAAATTTAGTATAAATGAAATAAAATCCAAAGTAGAGGAGTTGATCTAAATGAAAACTGCAAAGGATTATGCTAGTGATGTGAAACCTACATGGTGCCCTGGGTGCGGTCATTTTTCTGTATTAAGGGCCATACAAAGTGCGGCAGGAAAGCTAAATATAGAAAATCATAACTTGGCTGTAGTTTCAGGAATAGGTTGCTCAGGAAGAATATCTGGATATGTAGATGCTTATGGGGTTCACAGTATACATGGTAGATCACTACCTTTAGCTCAAGGAATAAAGATGGTAAATCCTGACCTTACGGTTATAGCAGCTGGTGGGGATGGAGATGGCTTTGCCATAGGAACAAATCATACGGTTCATGCCATGAAAAGAAATGTTGACATGACATATATAGTCCTAAATAATCAAATATATGGATTAACAAAAGGCCATACATCTCCAATAAGTAAAAAGGGCTTTGTGACTAAGAGTACTCCCATGGGGAATGTAGAAGAACCTTTAAAACCTGGATTAATGGCCCTAGCAGCAGGAGCCACTTATATAGCCCAAGGTACCTCTGGTAATCAAAAACAGCTTATAGATATAATAGTAAAAGGCATAGAGCATAAGGGATTTTCATTTATAAATGTATATAGTCCATGTGTAACATTTAATAAAATTAATACCTATGAATGGTATAAGAAGAATTTAATAAATCTAGATGAATCTGAAAATCACAATATTTATGATTTTAAGGAAGCTATGAACAGGTATATAGAATGTGATGGATTGTTTACAGGGATACTCTATGAAAATAAAGAAAAAGAAGAGTATAAGGCTATCCTAGAAGGAGTTAAAGAGTCTACTGTTGAAAGTAAATTGGATATAAAAGAAGATTTTCATGATTTAATAAGTGAGTTTATGTAGAAATATTTACACTAATCTACTGATAGTCTCATAAAGATTATTGCAATGAGGGGAAACACTTCATTTCAATAATCTTTTTTTTGAACAAAAGTCTGATTCACTTTAGTGCTAATGCCTTAAAAAATATAAAGTTAATGTTAAAGCTCTAGTTAATCTTTAACATTAACTAGTAGTATTATTATACCTATTATTGTAATTGCAGTAGTTTGTGTTTACAGAGATTGTATGTATATGATAATCTATAAAAGAACCATTCAAAGGTTTCACTATTTTGAATGGTTCTTCATAATGTGCAGAACACATGTTTGGTTTTATTTTTAAAAGATGGTATAATACGGTTATTGGAAGACGATGAGTCAATAGAATAGGTTAGTAGGTGGAAAAGAGTGAGTAAGAAACATGATTACGGGAATGAAAGTCTTTCAACCCTTGAAGAGAAAGATAAAGTAAGACTTCGTCCTGGAGTTATATTTGGTAGTGATGGCATAAAAGGCTGTCAACATACGGTAATGGAGATAATAGGTAATAGTAGAGATGAGGCCGCAGAGGGCTTTGGAAATGTTATAGAGGTAACGAGATTTAAAGATAAATCCATAGAGGTAAAGGACTTTGGTCGCGGTATTCCTATTGAATGGAATCCTAAAGAGCAAAAGTATAATTGGGAAATAGTCTTTTGTATCCTTTATGGTGGTGGAAAATATGATAATAATTCTGGTAGCAACTATCAGTTTAGTATAGGATTAAATGGTTTAGGAACGGCTGCAACACAATTTGCTTCTGAATATATGGACGTGACCGTTTTAAGGGATGGATATGAATATAATCTTTCCTTTGAAAAGGGAGATAATGTGACAGATACTAAAGAAGGTTATATAAAGAAAAAGTCAGGCTCTAAACATACGGGGTCTACTATTAAGTGGAAGCCAGATTTAGAAGTATTTAATGATATTAATATAGAGCTAGATTTCTTTAAAAGGGTTTTAAAGAGACAAGCCATTGTTAATAAGGGTATTAAATTTATTTTAAATGATGAAGAAAGTAATGAACGATTCACTTATTTTTATAAAAATGGTATTAGTGATTATGTGACAGAGTATAGTGGAGAGTCTGGATTTACAGGTATGCAATACTTTGAGTTAGAAACTAATGGACGTGATCGTGAAGATAAGCCTGAGTATAAGGTAAAGGCTGAGGTTGGATTTTGCTTTAATAATGAGAAAAATTTACTTGAGTATTATCACAACTCGTCTTTCTTAGAGTATGGTGGAGCACCAGATAAGGCCGTTAAAAATGCCTTTGTATATGCTATAGATAAGAAGTTAAATAAGGAAGGTAAGTACAATAAGGGAGAAAAGAAGGTAACTTTTCAAGATATTGAAGATAGTTTAATTCTTGTAGCAAACACTTATAGTACTATAACTTCCTATGAAAATCAGACTAAAAAGGCTATTACAAATGTATTTATTAAAGATGCCATGAATGAGTTTTTAAAGGAAAAGTTAGATATTTATTTTATTGAAAATAGAATAGAGACAAATAAAATATTAGAACAGATTTTAGTTAATAAAAGAAGTAGGGAAAAGGCTGAGAAAACTCGTATAGATGTGCGTAAAAAGCTTAGTAAAAAGATTGATAATATTAGTAATAGGGTAAAGAAGTTTGTAGATTGTAGAAGTAAGGACAAGTCCATACGTGAACTTTTCATAGTGGAGGGAGATTCGGCCCTTGGTAGTACCAAAATGGGAAGGGATGCTAATTTCCAAGCTATTATACCTGTACGTGGGAAGATACTAAATTGTTTAAAATCTGATTATGAAAAGATTTTTAAAAATGATATTATTATGGACCTACTTCGTGTAATTGGATGTGGTGTTGAAGTAAAGTCAAAGCATCTAAAGGAACTTACAGATTTTGATATGGACAAGATGAATTGGAACAAAATCATCATATGTACCGATGCGGATGTGGATGGGTACCAAATTAGATGTCTTATTATAACTATGCTTTATGTACTAACTCCTACTATGATTGAAGAGGGATATGTATATATTGCAGAATCACCACTTTATGAGATTACAGATAGTAAGGGCAATAGTCACTTTGCTTATACGGAACCTGAAAAAAGTAAAATTTTAAAGAAATTAAAAGGGAAGTATAGGATTCAAAGATCAAAGGGACTAGGAGAAAATGAACCAGAAATGATGTGGCAAACTACCATGTGTCCTGATACTAGAAGATTGGTAAAGGTAACTCCAACTGATGCAAAGGCAACAAAGGAAGCCTTTGAGTTATTCTTAGGTGATAACCTTGCTGGAAGAAAAGAGTTCATACAAGAAT
This is a stretch of genomic DNA from Anaeromicrobium sediminis. It encodes these proteins:
- a CDS encoding AMP-binding protein; the encoded protein is MYIFLEPAPLDPKYVQGFRDFGITVLNGYGITECSPVISVCRNNYLRDGSIGQVLPCCEVKIDKLPGSDDGEILVKGKTVMLGYYKNEKVTREVMDDGWFRTGDIGKIDNDGFLYITGRKKNLIVLRNGKNIYPEELEMLISNIPYVEEVVVYCEGDSIDIDTNIIAEVYLDNEYIVSNEIEDVKKELEKDIDRINSTLAHYKHIKKIRIRDNEFEKTTTKKIKRFAIKTATGD
- a CDS encoding AMP-dependent synthetase/ligase: MKNSNYPLYKVDHISNLKELIENASLKYSNKTAFEYRIKGNNTKKVTYNQLKEHINSLGTAFYSMGLKDSHIAVIGENSYEWIVTYFATVNGSNVIVPIDKDLSAQEIKNNLIDSNCRAIVYSHKYSKMIKEIEDQLPEIKYFIDMNGEEDNNKFLSYESLIEKGNQLISQGDDSFIKNEIDANKLAAIIYTSGTTGVSKGVMLSHENLAANTVGTLRHAKVHEVSVLILPIHHTFGFTAGVLCMIHGGNKVCINKSLKSVSKDIKNFKPTDLILVPLFLEKMYKKIWDTANKNGKANLLRKTIKTSNFLLKLGIDIRRKLFKNVLDGFGGDLELIVCGGAPLDSKYVQGFRDFGITVLNGYGITECSPIVSGFRNNYFRDGTIGQVLPCCEVKIDKFPDSDEGEILVKGKTVMLGYYKNEEATIDAMNDGWFRTGDLGKIDKDGFLYITGRKKNLIVLRNGKNIYPEELEMFISNIPYVEEVVVYCEGDIDIDTNIIAEVYLDNEYIIANEIKDARKELEKDIDDINKTIPHYKNIKEIRIRETEFEKTTTKKIKRFAIKAMSGA
- a CDS encoding 2-oxoacid:acceptor oxidoreductase subunit alpha → MKNNISIMIGGIQGEGIVRVGKTLMKILSRSGYYTYGSRTFASRIKGGHTNYMIDISIDKVLNNSEKFQILVAFDRETIEINGSKIRDKGLLIYDHTMDMEGLNIPEGVKMLPLPITEMAKTYGTYNMRNMAVVGFLSNILGLNIDTGKAIIEEDFMKKGEDVVHKNINILENAYKHPIDDKILSLYKLNKSKSQIKRATMIGNEAIGLGALMAGCRFIPSYPITPASEVMEYLGAKLPKYGGIMVQTEDEISALMMALGGAYSGARAMTSTSGPGISLMMEGLSFAGITEIPVVIVDVQRVGPSTGLPTKHEQSDIYALYYGPHGEIPSIILTPSTVEECFYDTMRAFNLAEKYQCPVIVLVDLNLGLSMETIDELDINKIPINRGKLLKESELKELTQPFKRYEFTSDNISPRSIPGMINGIHHVTGLEHCEYGKPNDKPINREKMMNKRFDKLEELYGEDAIDIYGNEDSNTLILSLGSNHGIIKSMVEKENMSVAYGIIRRIKPLPLDQIKNMYSKYNTILVVENNIRGQIYSIIKSKLKESSKLHSLVKYNGQKFSINEIKSKVEELI
- a CDS encoding 2-oxoacid:ferredoxin oxidoreductase subunit beta, translating into MKTAKDYASDVKPTWCPGCGHFSVLRAIQSAAGKLNIENHNLAVVSGIGCSGRISGYVDAYGVHSIHGRSLPLAQGIKMVNPDLTVIAAGGDGDGFAIGTNHTVHAMKRNVDMTYIVLNNQIYGLTKGHTSPISKKGFVTKSTPMGNVEEPLKPGLMALAAGATYIAQGTSGNQKQLIDIIVKGIEHKGFSFINVYSPCVTFNKINTYEWYKKNLINLDESENHNIYDFKEAMNRYIECDGLFTGILYENKEKEEYKAILEGVKESTVESKLDIKEDFHDLISEFM
- a CDS encoding toprim domain-containing protein, with product MSKKHDYGNESLSTLEEKDKVRLRPGVIFGSDGIKGCQHTVMEIIGNSRDEAAEGFGNVIEVTRFKDKSIEVKDFGRGIPIEWNPKEQKYNWEIVFCILYGGGKYDNNSGSNYQFSIGLNGLGTAATQFASEYMDVTVLRDGYEYNLSFEKGDNVTDTKEGYIKKKSGSKHTGSTIKWKPDLEVFNDINIELDFFKRVLKRQAIVNKGIKFILNDEESNERFTYFYKNGISDYVTEYSGESGFTGMQYFELETNGRDREDKPEYKVKAEVGFCFNNEKNLLEYYHNSSFLEYGGAPDKAVKNAFVYAIDKKLNKEGKYNKGEKKVTFQDIEDSLILVANTYSTITSYENQTKKAITNVFIKDAMNEFLKEKLDIYFIENRIETNKILEQILVNKRSREKAEKTRIDVRKKLSKKIDNISNRVKKFVDCRSKDKSIRELFIVEGDSALGSTKMGRDANFQAIIPVRGKILNCLKSDYEKIFKNDIIMDLLRVIGCGVEVKSKHLKELTDFDMDKMNWNKIIICTDADVDGYQIRCLIITMLYVLTPTMIEEGYVYIAESPLYEITDSKGNSHFAYTEPEKSKILKKLKGKYRIQRSKGLGENEPEMMWQTTMCPDTRRLVKVTPTDAKATKEAFELFLGDNLAGRKEFIQEYGYKYLDRSDVS